The DNA sequence CAGCCGTCTAAGGCGGTTCTAATGGAGCTTTTTTGTACATATGCACTCGTACAGTCTGTTTGACATGTACTAAATGAACAGTTTGACAGGCTGTCGGCGCTCATGATCTCGAAGACCACCCACGATGGATGCGTTTATAAGTAGACACTTAGCTTCGGTGGCAGGACGAAAGAATTTCCCCACAAACTCTTTCATCGTATAGATAAGATTCCATATACCGCCGCCAGAAACCACAGTACGCTCATACGCACTTTGCAGCGCATCGAACTGCAGCCACTCGGTCCCCGCGCCTTCATGAACATGTCCGAAGACATGCAAGCGGGGACGAACACGCCAGAGCGTCTGCAATAAATATGTACAGCCGAGGTTGAGCAAATCTAGATGGGCGCGTGGCGGGCCGTGTGTTATGAGAATGTCGATATTAGCTGGTACCCTGTTGCCCCAGAAGTCCTCAGAGCGAGGATACTGGAAGGCCCAGTTACCCTGACGTGGTGAGTAGGGGCTGCCGTAGACTCTTAGATGGCGGCCATTACTACAGGTGATGGACACTTCTGAGTTTTGGAGATAAACTATATCTCCCCAGT is a window from the Aspergillus oryzae RIB40 DNA, chromosome 6 genome containing:
- a CDS encoding uncharacterized protein (phosphoesterases), which produces MPLFGKQGNSLDELLNRPRPSAWQQFMKQPCIFLARKLYTWQSTIAAQPVKDPVSVVCISDTHNCQPSLPDGDILIHAGDLTQSGPLKEIQATLDWLRAQPHTTKIVIAGNHDLCLDHNFHRPKVEEETPDWGDIVYLQNSEVSITCSNGRHLRVYGSPYSPRQGNWAFQYPRSEDFWGNRVPANIDILITHGPPRAHLDLLNLGCTYLLQTLWRVRPRLHVFGHVHEGAGTEWLQFDALQSAYERTVVSGGGIWNLIYTMKEFVGKFFRPATEAKCLLINASIVGGLRDHERRQPVKLFI